A single Plasmodium cynomolgi strain B DNA, scaffold: 0461, whole genome shotgun sequence DNA region contains:
- a CDS encoding CYIR protein (putative;~vir-type antigen), giving the protein MLSSYRSTDSSGLYRKSSKELYSERFYEDMDMESEDLHYYNEKCNNITVKKHKDQMIPICTKYLRFLDKSKSWGYVNSRYDISLLLNYWIYEKLTEIYGDNSSDDIMLGFVDLQMKWGYFDYNRKTYDPYYKNCQPDLDKVNHVDWKHRKKLYDYYVDHDYVINMAASFDNECTY; this is encoded by the coding sequence GGATTATATAGGAAATCTTCAAAAGAATTATACTCCGAAAGATTTTATGAAGATATGGACATGGAATCTGAGGATTTACattattataatgaaaaatgtaataatataacagtaaaaaaacataaagaTCAAATGATACCAATTTGTACGAAATATCTAAGATTTTTAGATAAATCTAAATCATGGGGTTATGTGAATTCTAGATATGATATTTCCTTACTTCTAAATTATTggatatatgaaaaattaactgAAATTTATGGTGATAACAGTAGTGATGATATTATGTTAGGTTTTGTTGATCTTCAAATGAAATGGGGTTATTTTGATTATAATCGAAAAACATATGATCCATactataaaaattgtcaGCCTGATCTCGATAAAGTTAATCATGTGGATTGGAAACATAGAAAGAAATTGTACGATTATTATGTTGATCATGACTATGTTATTAATATGGCAGCAAGCTTTGATAATGAATgcacatattaa